One Gossypium hirsutum isolate 1008001.06 chromosome A11, Gossypium_hirsutum_v2.1, whole genome shotgun sequence genomic window carries:
- the LOC107923038 gene encoding actin-depolymerizing factor isoform X1 — translation MCHFHFVKYFTISNSLPCLALHFSHSSVSFFFNLNFTKLPCRLQDWPNATSGMCAAGHAKDTFLEQKRKKIYRYLVFRIDEKKRKVVVEKTGDPAETYDDFTASLPENDCRYAVYDFDFVTSDNCQKSKIFFIAWSPSSSRIRSKVLYATSKHGLREELDGIHYEIQATDPTEMDLEVLKDRAN, via the exons ATGTGTCATTTTCATTTTgtcaaatattttacaatttccaACTCGTTACCCTGCCTCGCTCTTCATTTCTCTCATTCCtcggtttcttttttctttaatctgaaCTTCACTAAGCTGCCATGTCGTTTACAGGACTGG CCAAATGCCACATCTGGCATGTGCGCTGCCGGTCACGCCAAGGATACATTTTTGGAACAGAAAAGGAAGAAAATTTACCGCTATTTGGTATTTAGGATcgatgagaagaaaagaaaagttgtGGTTGAGAAAACTGGTGATCCAGCTGAGACTTATGATGACTTCACTGCATCTCTTCCCGAGAATGATTGTCGATATGCTGTATATGACTTCGATTTTGTTACTTCTGACAATTGCCAAAAGAGCAAGATTTTCTTCATTGCATG GTCCCCTTCATCATCTCGAATCCGTTCAAAAGTGCTCTACGCCACTTCAAAACACGGGCTTCGAGAGGAACTGGATGGTATCCACTATGAGATTCAGGCAACTGACCCTACAGAGATGGATCTTGAAGTGCTGAAGGACCGTGCTAACTGA
- the LOC107923038 gene encoding actin-depolymerizing factor isoform X2 — MSFTGLGRPNATSGMCAAGHAKDTFLEQKRKKIYRYLVFRIDEKKRKVVVEKTGDPAETYDDFTASLPENDCRYAVYDFDFVTSDNCQKSKIFFIAWSPSSSRIRSKVLYATSKHGLREELDGIHYEIQATDPTEMDLEVLKDRAN; from the exons ATGTCGTTTACAGGACTGGGTCGG CCAAATGCCACATCTGGCATGTGCGCTGCCGGTCACGCCAAGGATACATTTTTGGAACAGAAAAGGAAGAAAATTTACCGCTATTTGGTATTTAGGATcgatgagaagaaaagaaaagttgtGGTTGAGAAAACTGGTGATCCAGCTGAGACTTATGATGACTTCACTGCATCTCTTCCCGAGAATGATTGTCGATATGCTGTATATGACTTCGATTTTGTTACTTCTGACAATTGCCAAAAGAGCAAGATTTTCTTCATTGCATG GTCCCCTTCATCATCTCGAATCCGTTCAAAAGTGCTCTACGCCACTTCAAAACACGGGCTTCGAGAGGAACTGGATGGTATCCACTATGAGATTCAGGCAACTGACCCTACAGAGATGGATCTTGAAGTGCTGAAGGACCGTGCTAACTGA